A window of the Carassius carassius chromosome 36, fCarCar2.1, whole genome shotgun sequence genome harbors these coding sequences:
- the LOC132116515 gene encoding proteinase-activated receptor 2-like — translation MCFVPVEPKGRGLSILLDSPDKTVNVSDKRFNDSDKRFNYSDKFDIDLITNTLQSSLTTILLPVIYMIVLSVGLPTNAMAIYVLLFRSKKIHPGTIYMANLALADLMFVIWTPLKIVYHLKGNNWTFGEGMCKVFVGFFYGNMYCSILFITCLSIQRYWVCAHPLSQQRKNNKFAIIISVCIWIFICVSTTPLYLYQQTVELSFLKITTCHDVSIIHMENFVSGNVFLDVQLPYYYFMVMAGLVFFIPLLVIIAAYILLLRSLGNPTVEGNAGKSRQRAVVLILTVLITFLICFIPSNVMSVVHYALLRNGQVNNGYGFYIMTLSLASLNSCLDPFIYYYVSDEFREHVKNTLLCRSSRTVKRMRASFNSFKYSKPTKTYTFSTGNTESSN, via the coding sequence ATGTGTTTTGTTCCAGTTGAACCCAAAGGACGAGGTTTATCTATATTATTGGATTCCCCAGACAAAACTGTCAACGTTTCAGACAAAAGATTCAACGATTCAGACAAAAGATTCAACTATTCAGACAAATTCGACATTGATCTTATCACTAATACACTACAGAGCAGTCTCACAACTATCCTCCTGCCAGTTATTTACATGATTGTTTTGTCTGTGGGGCTACCAACCAACGCGATGGCTATATATGTGTTGCTGTTCAGGTCAAAGAAAATTCACCCTGGTACCATTTACATGGCCAACCTAGCACTGGCTGACCTGATGTTTGTCATCTGGACCCCTCTTAAGATCGTTTACCATTTGAAAGGAAATAACTGGACTTTTGGTGAAGGGATGTGCAAAGTTTTTGTGGGTTTCTTCTACGGCAACATGTACTGCTCCATCCTCTTCATCACTTGTCTGAGCATCCAGCGGTACTGGGTCTGCGCTCACCCGCTCTCCCagcaaagaaaaaacaacaagttTGCTATCATCATATCTGTTTGTATCTGGATCTTCATTTGTGTCAGTACTACACCTTTGTACTTGTACCAGCAAACCGTTGAACTCTCATTCCTCAAGATCACCACCTGCCACGACGTCAGTATTATCCATATGGAGAACTTTGTATCTGGCAATGTGTTCCTGGATGTTCAGctgccttattattattttatggtgATGGCGGGTCTTGTCTTCTTCATCCCACTGTTGGTCATCATTGCAGCTTATATTCTTCTCCTTCGCTCACTTGGGAATCCCACAGTCGAGGGGAATGCTGGAAAAAGCCGCCAACGAGCTGTGGTTCTCATCCTTACGGTGCTCATAACGTTCTTGATCTGCTTCATCCCAAGTAACGTGATGTCGGTTGTGCATTACGCTCTCCTGCGAAATGGCCAGGTCAATAATGGCTATGGTTTCTACATCATGACACTGAGCCTGGCCAGTCTCAACAGCTGCTTGGACCCTTTCATCTACTATTACGTCTCGGATGAGTTCAGGGAGCACGTCAAGAACACGCTACTGTGCCGTAGCAGTCGAACGGTGAAGAGGATGAGGGCCTCGTTTAACTCATTCAAGTATTCTAAACCGACCAAGACCTATACTTTCAGCACAGGCAACACAGAAAGCAGCAACTGA